The segment ttcttcttcttcttcatcaccCCCGTCCTTAACCTTTTTATCTCCCCTCACTCAAACATGCAGCTCTTTCAACTCTCaccatttctctttctttcGCTTGCTGCTGCTTCTTATGTCAGCTCTGATACAAGTGTCTTCCCCTCTGAGTGCTTAAAGGTTCCAACTTCCACATTCATCACCTCTTTGCAGACCACCATTACCGTCATGCGACACACCACTCCTATCATTTCTCAGTTTGCTAATTTGTTAGGAGATTTTCGGCTCAAAAATGCTGTAACGGATTGTCTTGACTTGCTTGATTTCTCCATTGATGAGCTCGACTGGTCCGCCTCTGCTTCTCAAAATCCTAATGGTAACATACTTTCAACTATAAATGCATAAATCTTTCTAATTCTTCATAAATCAATACTAATATAGCATGGTTGGTTGCAGTAGTCTTAGTATACTCACAGCTAGATAACAAAAATCAATGTTGAATTACAGAAAAACACAACAGTAGCGGTGATCTAAGTTCAGATTTGAGAACATGGTTAAGTGCTGCACTGGCTAATCAGGAGACCTGCAAGGACGGATTTGAAGGCACAAATGGCCTCGTCAAAGGCGTGGTGGAAGGAAGCGTTGATCAAATCTCTTCATTGGTTCAGGAACTTCTAACAATGGTGCATCCCATCTCTAGTGGCCAGAATGGAAGCAAAGCTAACGGTGGAAGCGGCCGTGGCGGTGGCAAATCCGAGCGGAAGTTCACACAAAACAGCCAATTTCCCTACTGGTTTAAACGTGAGGACAGAAAATTATTGCTAGTAAATGGGGTTCAAGCTGATGCCGTAGTAGCAGCAGATGGGAGTGGAAATCATACTAGTATAATGGAGGCAGTGATGGCAGCACCTGATTATAGTATGAAAAGATATGTAATCTATATTAAAAGAGGTATATATAAAGAGTACGTGGAgatcaagaagaagaaatggaacCTCATGATCTTTGGAGATGGAATTGACGCCACAATTATTTCTGGGAATAGAAGTTTCATCGACGGCTGGACCACCTTTAGGAGTGCCACCTTCGGTAAGTGTCTCTCTAAATTCAACTCCATCTTGTACGCCTTACTTGTATGGTTTGGCTTAATTTTTAGGCATAATTACGTCTATTTTTAATTCACTGgtaagaaaatttatatatactgtagaatgctatatatatacatacacttttaaatacacaattttGTGTTAtcattagggttggattcgagccgagccaaacacgagctcggctcagttcacatatagttgagctcgagcttgtgAAAGCCAAGCTTGAACTCGGTTCGAATTCAACTACGttagtttttcgttattaaagcgacgttgttttaatacatattgatcaaaatgacatcgttttgtatcaaaatttttaattaaaaaatctggcAAGCATCTCGAGTTCGATTGAGCTCGACTGGGGTTGGGTCATTTCAGGCTCATCCgaactgagctcgagctcaaactagCTCGGTTCTAATTCAACCTtagttatcatatgatttattattactttattcataattcaaaatcatccagtTACTTGATTACACACATAAAAGATATAcctatttgtatacctaaaatggATACgcattgttttattgatatatattatatataaatattcactttaaacattattaataatgaataaagttatgtatatatatttttaatacataattggGTGTATAGATATATCATTATCTGATTGAGtatcattttattcttaatttaaaacatcTCAATCATAtacagttttattgataaaaaggtCCGCCgagtaaaatatttttgaagacACAGGAAGATTATATTCTTAAAGGGTAAGATGAGAGGTTGAATTGAAATGGAAATGCACAGAAGGACCACATTTACTTGTGTGCAAGGCTTTAAATTTGGTATGGTCATCAAATCAgccatatttttaatttaatttaatgtaatgTTAGGCTCTAAATAGACGATATTTTTTACCTGTACGCTGTACCTAGTGGTACTGGACTGGCTGGCACAGCCTATTGTGACCTCTCAGCTTAGCTGATCAGCTCAAAGATCATTATCAAGTCCCTAGGAATTAATTAGAAATCTTAAGTTAATGTTTACCCAGTTGGGTttgatcctttttttttaaaaaaaaaaaattcttttaagctTTTGTTAAAATAGAAACATCTTAATTTTGTCGAAatcttttgttctttcatgGGAAAAATGAACAAATCATTTTCTCGAGCTTTTTTTTGGTCTGTGATGgtgaataatgaaaataattgcTGCCACATGAAGAATTAGGCTCCCATgtggaaataaataaaacagtTGAGCCAATTAATGCAGAATTCTGCTTCTGGCATTTAAGATTTGCCAGAAGCCTGctgaatttgaaaaatcaaagtcTCTTTAGTTTAAACTAATGGGATATTGAGTTGGTGATGGCCTGTGaatgattaatttttgttgtgaaaCCTGCAGCTGTAAGTGGAAGAGGATTCATAGCACGAGACATAACGTTCGAGAACACAGCAGGACCTGAGAAACACCAAGCTGTAGCACTGCGATCAGACTCCGATCTCTCTGTATTTTATCGATGTGCAATTAAAGGTTACCAAGACTCCCTCTATACGCACACAATGCGCCAATTCTTCCGCGAATGCAAAATCAGTGGCACAGTTGATTTCATTTTTGGCGACGGCACTGTGGTGTTCCAAAACTGCCAAATTCTGGCTAAAAGAGGCCTGCCGGATCAAAAGAACACCATAACCGCACAAGGCCGCAAGGACCCGAATCAGCCAACAGGTTTCTCCATCCAATTCTGCAACATCACCGCTGATTCTGACCTCTTACCAAACGTGAATTCAACCGCAACGTACCTTGGCCGACCCTGGAAGCTGTATTCAAGGACCATTTTCATGCAGAATTATATGAGCAATATCATAAGGCCAGAAGGATGGCTGGAGATGAACAATGATTTTGCTTTGGACACATTGTATTATGCGGAGTATATGAATTATGGGCAGGGGGCTGGCCTGTCTAGCAGAGTCAACTGGCCCGGTCATCATGTTCTGAATGGTACAGGTGAAGCAAATAATTTTACGGTGGCGCAATTTCTTGAAGGAAACTTGTGGTTGCCACCAACTGGTGTTAAATACACAGCAGGCTTGGTTGTGTAAACAGAAAATGTAccattttcttgtatttttacttaaactgGTATGAAGCAGCAGCTGCGGTGGAATTACTGTAAGTTGAAATAATTTACCTTCATTTTTTGTCgaagaaaatttgatttgttcCGCTGGAGATATTTATCACTTTATTTGTATAGACAGAACTATTAATTTACCATTTTTATGCAACTAGTGAAGATTTTGAGCTTGGCTTATGCTTGTTTCAAGTAGCATACATACATTTCGCCTCTGTAGATTTTGTTTTATCACATTTACCTACCCACCCATCATTTTTGGATGTCAAAATGCATATTGGCAAAGCATGTATTTTGGAAAACGTAGTTTGATGTTTTGTGTTTGGTCCTCTGGCCATACAATATTTTCCAAAACTCAGGAGTCACTTATGTAATCCTGTATTTTGCTCTTTTAACTGGGTCCAGgactctattttatttttacctccAACATTGAAAGCCAAAGTATAGACTCGGTTGTTAACATTCTTTCCAGCAACGATAAAAGGCATTCCAAGATTTCTACACTTCAAGAATGCAAAGTTCCCGTAAATGAATGGAGAATGTAATTCTGAAAcactcttattttaaaaaacccaagaCCATGAAGAAGAACTTAAACTGATTTAATCCATTAATCTCAAAATGTGTTAGAGTCTCGAGATTACACGACGTCAAATTGCTGTAGTACACTGATAACGATAAAATAAACTTCTTAGTTGAACCTATAAACTCATTTAATGCTTATTTTGGCCCACCATGCCTATGTCTGGAATATTTCAATCTTATACTTTTATGtcttatcaataataatttgttccaatttatatacacaaccTATTACAATAATCGacgttttaattatttgttttatatgcaaacttctatttatttatgatatgatattatttaatttctaagagaattgttattatttctaaatgaaaaaattaaaaatgttcacaattatttatctttgttgTCCTTTCTTACCATTAACATtgtttatttagatattttttccCTGTTGAAGTCTAGTTAACCTTATTACTTTGTATGAGAACCCAATCTCTAAAATATGTCCCTTGAATGCATCTTGCAACCC is part of the Mangifera indica cultivar Alphonso chromosome 13, CATAS_Mindica_2.1, whole genome shotgun sequence genome and harbors:
- the LOC123194324 gene encoding pectinesterase/pectinesterase inhibitor PPE8B, with product MQLFQLSPFLFLSLAAASYVSSDTSVFPSECLKVPTSTFITSLQTTITVMRHTTPIISQFANLLGDFRLKNAVTDCLDLLDFSIDELDWSASASQNPNEKHNSSGDLSSDLRTWLSAALANQETCKDGFEGTNGLVKGVVEGSVDQISSLVQELLTMVHPISSGQNGSKANGGSGRGGGKSERKFTQNSQFPYWFKREDRKLLLVNGVQADAVVAADGSGNHTSIMEAVMAAPDYSMKRYVIYIKRGIYKEYVEIKKKKWNLMIFGDGIDATIISGNRSFIDGWTTFRSATFAVSGRGFIARDITFENTAGPEKHQAVALRSDSDLSVFYRCAIKGYQDSLYTHTMRQFFRECKISGTVDFIFGDGTVVFQNCQILAKRGLPDQKNTITAQGRKDPNQPTGFSIQFCNITADSDLLPNVNSTATYLGRPWKLYSRTIFMQNYMSNIIRPEGWLEMNNDFALDTLYYAEYMNYGQGAGLSSRVNWPGHHVLNGTGEANNFTVAQFLEGNLWLPPTGVKYTAGLVV